In Sphaeramia orbicularis chromosome 1, fSphaOr1.1, whole genome shotgun sequence, a genomic segment contains:
- the stra6l gene encoding STRA6-like: MIRNQVEHVFFRTPTVEECQSGISMELFLHLSLVPAVLIAGVLSFLQRRAQKLAIDHRLPFLRGRFAIVVPLDTIGSISNRWSYGFAFGAVSSSVLLLFSENYIPFTFPNWAKALVYLIGALEVGLAYFPFFACLSTPFRIPGAALGILYSLCWIIVTVWDTFTCPSGKILGKYQKLIIQLPCILSLIFLLGRFIYILVKAVRIHLQLDQEDPEELMHHHQMQHVKSLLKKTPEHSKPLSWFQRRVYEWDPYFKFPNRILGTAIISLIGLYTMTLADYSLSNVAFDQVERWKNTLQHLVTSCNQTEALGVMIPQLEEFINVSRKSWLATTIFASLNSVAYTFHVLACYRKHLKRLWKGQKGFLPEKFHQPKSAISVASVARYSGWQIAFTLWGYIIVHFVHFLFALLVAYVFIIPIQHGKILTMLSNLGIIILTIGLLVALVILQVILVQIFFLQDKMSPTDKQKPLALNNRKAFHCFNYFFFFYNVVMGISNCIIRLLCSIVVGTWLVSRIDRTIMQRGYEGMDTGYSTWIGMIFADHYHNNPVMVCFCQLLVSNILERHNATYSTFNNTAFVNSRVRRRWALLYTLLRNPHLIPLRKHHLSAPASLPVSPSPQSDMVVQAWVMASQTQTGQAAPQSSPETDTSAENF; encoded by the exons ATGATAAGAAACCAAGTGGAACATGT GTTCTTCAGGACACCCACAGTTGAGGAATGTCAGAGTGGAATCTCTATGGAACTATTCCTGCATCTTTCTCTGGTACCAGCG GTGCTGATTGCAGGGGTGCTGTCATTCCTCCAGAGAAGAGCTCAGAAACTGGCCATCGACCACAGACTGCCATTTCTAAGGGGGCGTTTTGCAATTGTGGT ACCTTTGGATACAATAGGCAGCATCAGTAATCGATGGTCCTATGGGTTTGCATTTGGCGCTGTGTCCTCCAGTGTCCTACTGCTCTTCTCTGAAAATTACATCCCCTTCACTTTCCCTAACTGGGCCAAAG CTTTAGTTTACCTGATTGGAGCCTTAGAAGTGGGTTTGGCATATTTCCCTTTCTTTGCATGTCTGTCTACGCCTTTCAGGATCCCCGGTGCTGCCCTGGGAATACTCTACTCATTATGCTG GATCATTGTCACAGTTTGGGATACATTCACTTGTCCCAGTGGTAAG ATTCTGGGCAAATACCAAAAGTTAATTATCCAGTTGCCTTGTATCCTCTCCCTCATCTTCCTCCTGGGTCGATTCATTTACATTCTGGTTAAAGCTGTTCGGATACACCTGCAACTGGACCAGGAG GACCCTGAGGAGCTGATGCACCACCACCAGATGCAGCATGTTAAGagcctcctgaagaaaacacctgaacacag TAAACCACTGAGTTGGTTCCAAAGACGGGTATATGAGTGGGACCCCTACTTTAAGTTCCCCAACAGGATCCTTGGTACTGCCATCATATCCCTTATAGGCTTATACACG ATGACACTGGCAGACTACAGTCTTAGTAATGTGGCTTTTGACCAAGTAGAAAGGTGGAAGAATACGCTGCAACATCTGGTTACATCTTGTAACCAGACTGAGGCTCTAGGAGTCATGATACCACAACTGGAAGAATTCATCAACGTTTCCAGGA AGTCTTGGCTTGCCACTACCATCTTCGCAAGTCTAAACTCTGTTGCCTACACCTTTCACGTGTTGGCATGTTATAG GAAACACTTGAAGAGACTGTGGAAAGGACAGAAGGGTTTCCTTCCAGAGAAGTTTCACCAGCCTAAGTCTGCTATCAGTGTG GCTTCTGTTGCAAGGTACTCTGGATGGCAAATAGCATTTACACTCTGGG gcTACATAATAGTACATTTTGTGCACTTCCTGTTTGCCCTGTTGGTGgcatatgtttttattattcCAATACAACATGGCAAAATCCTGACCATGCTCTCCAACCTGGGAATCATAAT TCTCACTATTGGTCTGCTGGTTGCACTGGTGATCCTCCAAGTGATTCTAGTCCAAATCTTTTTCCTTCAGGACAAAATGTCTCCTACTGACAAACAAAAACCTCTTGCCCTTAACAACAG GAAGGCATTCCACTGCTTCaactatttcttcttcttctacaatGTGGTGATGGGGATTAGCAACTGTATCATCAGGTTGCTATGTAGCATTGTAGTGGGTACATGGCTGGTGTCTCGCATAGACCGAACCATCATGCAGAGAGGATATGAAGGCATGGATACAG GCTACAGTACATGGATTGGGATGATCTTTGCCGACCACTATCATAACAACCCTGTCATGGTGTGTTTCTGTCAGTTGCTGGTCTCTAACATACTGGAGAGACACAATGCTACATACTCTACATTCAACAACACAGCCTTTG TGAACAGCAGGGTCAGGAGGCGCTGGGCATTGCTTTACACCTTGCTAAGGAACCCTCACCTGATCCCACTCAGAAAGCACCACCTGTCTGCACCTGCATCATTACCTGTATCACCATCTCCCCAGTCGGATATGGTGGTGCAAGCTTGGGTCATGGCCTCCCAAACACAGACGGGTCAAGCAGCACCACAGTCATCACCAGAAACCGACACATCAGCAGAAAACTTTTAA